Below is a window of Tolypothrix bouteillei VB521301 DNA.
AGAACGAGGGCTGATTTTCCTTGAGCTAACACTGGAGCGATCGCCTGCAAATAAATCTCTGTTTTTCCGGAACCTGTAACTCCGTGTAAGAGTACTTTAGCATATCCGTTCAAACGAGCGATCGCATCTAACACTTTTGACTGATCGGGTGTTAATATCTTTGTTTGTTCTGTTCCTCGCATCCCTCCAACAGGAGAAGAACTTTCTGTTCGCAATACCTCCCTTTCTTGGATGACAACATAACCTTTTTGTTCTAAATTTTTAAGGATTGTAGAGCTTGTGTTACTAATTTGCAATAATTCATTTTGCCATAACTCGCCCCCTCGTCTTCTTAAGACTTCTAGCACTTCTCGCTGGCGAGAGGTTAAATCTCGGTCAAACACATTTCCCACTAGGGTGACTGCTTTTTCGTATTTGGGCCGAGCTAATTGTGGAGGTTCTAAATAACTTTCTACCAAACCTCGTCGTAACAATTCTTTGACTGCTTTGTGAGCGCTTGGAACTTGACGCTGAAGATATACAAAGCTATAGTCTCCATTTATCTGTTCTTGAAGAAGTTGCAATATTTTATTTGCAGTTTTATTACTGATATTACCAACTGACTGTTGAAATATTAATAATGTCAGCAAGTGCTTATTCTCAATAACCTTTAATAAATAAAAATGGCTTGGGAAAGAATGAGACTTTTGTACATTGGTAAAACTCAGAATTGGACGGGAAACATCTATCGGGTATTTCTCTACCACAGTGTTTGTTTCGGTAGAAACTGCTGCGCCTGCAACAGTTAAACGAATACGTCGCTGCGATCGTCCCAACAAGCCTGGAGGTAGAGTCATGCGAACCACTTCAATCAAGCGCGTACAATAGTAAGATGCAACTCGATTTACCAGTTCTGTGTATGCCAATGGAAAAAAGCCCGCACTGACCACTTCTTCCACATCACGAATTTTTTCCAGTGGTATATCCGCTGGAGGTTGTGTTAGAAAACGAATGGCAACTCCCCCTATCAATTGAGACCCAAATGGCACGCTTAAAATGTCCCCAGGTTTTATTGCCAATTGTTCTGGCGCTCTATAAACGTAAAGCTCCGAACCAGATGGACTATCTACCAACACGTCTATCCAGCGATCCCTATTGATTTGTGTATTATAGGATTTGCCTGGTTCAGCAACCGTCATAGGGAGCAAACTAACATCATTCACATACATAATCTTTGCTTGGGAGGAGTCTAAATAATATTCGTCCATCTGTTTTGTTTATCTTAACCTTGCCAACTGACTCTAACTGTTTGCAACCCTTTCATCAAAAATGTAATTGGCAATACTGTCCTAAGACATAATACTTGATAAGTTTCCTCTTATGTAATCCGGTAGATAAATTTATCTCTACTTTAGATAGCGGTAAATAAACGGATGCCAGTTCGGATCAAAATAGGCAATCTCCACTTTTTTCGCTTAATTTTCTCCGGATACTAAATGGAAAAGAAGCCTTTTCCGCCTAATGATAGATATTCAACCCTTGAAGTCTGTGAGATCCTTTATCAGAGATGTCATTGCTAAAGTTTTTACCGCTCAATGTGGTGCCACCAGGGGGAAGCTAACAGCAATGCAAGATCCTGCACAAAAAAGCTTAGATATCTTATGGTGGTTACCCAAGCAGAAAAAGTCAATTTTTTTAGAAAATCATATGAAGATTTAAGGATCGCTCGGTAAAAAGATAAATTATGTAAAAATAAAAAAAATTTAATTGAGAGGGGGTTTGAAATAGCTTCTTTTTAAGAAAAAATGAGAAAGATATATGTCAGTGGTCTGACGGAATATCTATAAAGCGTAATAGCGAAATAAGTTTAAGAAAGTATCTAGTTGTAACCAAAAGATGAAGACAACTCTATGGTTTAAGTGTTAAAGATGAAGTATGAAATAAGTGCTGTCAATTAAAAAAACAGTTTGTATGCTAGTGTTCCCTATAAATTCTTCATACTTCAACCTTATTCCCTACCTGTGACACCCTCGCTAGAGTTGTTAGCTTAAACAATTTAACTAAAGAGGGAACTTTTGGTAATGACAAGCAGATACTCAACTTTTACCAACCATATAGATACTGGTAAAGCTTTATATTTTGCACTTAAAACTCACCCCTAAGTGCGTATCTCACTGAAAAAAGAGAACAAGCATTCCTAAGCATCTGTCACTATCACATTAATTATGTACCTATGTACCAAACAGAGCAACAAACCCTAATAGAAACCATGAATATTGCTGACTTAGGCACTATCGAATTGGAAACTGCTACTGATAATGAAGAATTAGCTTTCAATTTAGATGCAGTAGTAGACGCCGCAATAGATGCAGCAATAGAAGCATCCGGAATCGCAGACAATTTAGAAACCGAAGACCGAGACGGAGACGGCATGGCAGCAGCACGTCCTTCGGGGTATAATAAAACCGAGTATGATGATGCTGTAGGTGCATTTTTTAAAGAAATGGCGCGTTACCCACTGCTTAAAGCAGATGAAGAGGTGGAATTAGCGCGTCGAGTTAGATTTTTAGAAGAATTTAGAGATTTACAAGCTTCTTTACATAAAAAACTGGGATATCAACCGGGTAAGTCATTAGTCGCAGCCCAATTAGGGATGACAGAAAAACAACTAGAAAATCGCTTATACCAAGGTCGGGTCGCGAAACGCAAAATGATTCGCTCAAACCTAAGATTAGTTGTTTCCATCGCCAAACGCTACTTAAATCGCGGAGTTCCTTTCCTGGATCTCATCCAAGAAGGTGCAATGGGATTAAATCGTGCAACAGAAAAATTTGATCCCGATAAAGGGTATAAGTTCTCTACCTACGCCTACTGGTGGATCAGACAAGCCATTACACGGGCTATTGCCAACGATGCGCGAACAATCCGCTTACCCATTCATATTGTTGAAAAACTTAATAAACTCAAAAAAGCACAAAGAGAACTCAAGCAAAAACTTGGTCGCAATCCTACAGAGTTGGAGATGGCGGAAGCTTTAGAAATTCCCGCACCACAACTACGCCAGCTTCAACAATTACGACGTCAAGCCCTTTCTCTCAATCACCGTGTTGGTAAAGAAGAAGACACGGAACTTATGGATTTACTGGAAGATGAAGACAACCAATCTCCAGAAGCAAAAATGAATGAGAGTATGATGCGCCAAGAAATCTGGGAAGTTTTGGGTGATGTGCTGACTCCAAGAGAAAAAGACGTTATTTCTTTGCGTTATGGGTTAGTCACTAGCGAACCCTGCACTTTGGAAGAAGTAGGGAATATGTTTAACCTCTCCCGTGAAAGAGTTCGACAAATCCAAAGTAAAGCCATGCGGAAGTTGCGCCGTCCTCATATCGCTAAACGTTTGAAAGGGTGGTTAGTCTAGTCAGAAGTCAGAAGTCAGAAGTCAAAAGTCAAAAGTCAAAAGCAAATATTGACTAATGGCTATTGACTGTAGACTATTGACTGTGGATAACTGACTATGGATAACCAACAAATGAGCGCAAATACCAAACTGGTCTTACGTTTTGCTGAACCAA
It encodes the following:
- a CDS encoding RpoD/SigA family RNA polymerase sigma factor; the encoded protein is MYQTEQQTLIETMNIADLGTIELETATDNEELAFNLDAVVDAAIDAAIEASGIADNLETEDRDGDGMAAARPSGYNKTEYDDAVGAFFKEMARYPLLKADEEVELARRVRFLEEFRDLQASLHKKLGYQPGKSLVAAQLGMTEKQLENRLYQGRVAKRKMIRSNLRLVVSIAKRYLNRGVPFLDLIQEGAMGLNRATEKFDPDKGYKFSTYAYWWIRQAITRAIANDARTIRLPIHIVEKLNKLKKAQRELKQKLGRNPTELEMAEALEIPAPQLRQLQQLRRQALSLNHRVGKEEDTELMDLLEDEDNQSPEAKMNESMMRQEIWEVLGDVLTPREKDVISLRYGLVTSEPCTLEEVGNMFNLSRERVRQIQSKAMRKLRRPHIAKRLKGWLV